The Haloarcula pelagica genome includes a region encoding these proteins:
- a CDS encoding transposase, with amino-acid sequence MEADTIDAQFDGVRDQVITQTRKAHRLPNTAEVAVDLHEWLYYGSKQTPMVSRINSDHGTNLAYVFVTLCIVSPAARFTLASEHVARTDTPSLIEAIREVIETARQAVSITRIYCDRGLYRVELVDELADLGVEFVMRAPKTPGIKRVLAEHDEEKFVTDYELVRKQSPTMRVPVTLVVVPHHSRDDDSLCLITNQPRTVDEAVPLAQAYRRRWGIETSYRKIGEFLPRTTSPVFAVRLFYFLFAVTLYNLWIVVCLLLSEQRRVKTRPAVSTATFRFFLGPVTYG; translated from the coding sequence ATGGAAGCGGACACCATCGACGCTCAGTTCGATGGCGTCCGCGATCAGGTCATCACGCAGACACGCAAAGCACATCGCCTTCCCAACACCGCAGAAGTTGCGGTAGACCTCCATGAGTGGCTCTATTACGGCTCGAAGCAGACACCGATGGTGTCACGAATCAACTCTGACCACGGGACAAATCTCGCCTACGTCTTCGTGACACTGTGCATTGTGTCACCGGCAGCGCGGTTCACGCTCGCGTCCGAACACGTTGCTCGGACCGATACACCGTCTCTGATTGAGGCGATCCGCGAGGTGATCGAGACGGCGCGTCAGGCCGTCTCGATCACCCGCATCTACTGTGATCGTGGCCTCTATCGGGTCGAGTTAGTCGACGAACTCGCCGATCTCGGTGTAGAGTTCGTCATGCGCGCACCCAAAACGCCGGGGATCAAGCGCGTTCTTGCCGAACACGATGAAGAGAAATTCGTCACCGACTACGAGCTGGTCAGAAAGCAGTCCCCGACGATGCGTGTACCGGTGACGCTCGTCGTCGTCCCGCACCACTCGCGGGACGACGACTCGCTGTGTCTGATCACGAATCAACCGAGGACGGTAGATGAAGCGGTGCCACTCGCACAAGCGTATCGGCGTCGCTGGGGAATCGAAACGTCCTACCGGAAGATCGGTGAGTTTCTGCCCCGGACTACGTCGCCGGTGTTTGCGGTGCGGTTGTTCTACTTTTTGTTCGCTGTGACGCTGTACAATCTCTGGATCGTGGTGTGTCTGCTACTTTCGGAGCAACGTCGGGTGAAGACTCGACCAGCAGTTTCAACGGCGACGTTTCGGTTCTTCCTCGGGCCAGTGACGTACGGATAA